CCTACTACCTCTCCATCTCTCTTAATTGGTACAGCAGATACTATAATTGGTACTTTTTCACTTTTTGAAATAATTACATCAGAATAATTAGCCTCTCCCTTAATTGCTTTTTGAAAATACTCTCTATCCGACCTATCTCCTAAAACTCCTGACGTTTTATAAATTTGCATCCCAGATTTATTCATCATGTATATTTGTGATATTGCCTGATACTCTTTAACCACTTCTTTTAATAAATTATCCAGATTATAATTAATCTCCATTTGCGTAATTAAATCAATCTTCGATAATACAGTCATCATATTCTTGATATTTTCCAAATTATTATCTACTATTTTAGTCAAATTTTGGGAAAGTGCCATATTAGTCTTATAAGCAGTTTCTTCTACATATTTTTTGTTTCTACTAACATAAATATAGCTTGTACTTAAAATAATTACCACCAGTACTGTAATAAGAATTAAGATCAACTTTGTTTTAAAACTTTGCTTTAATTTCATAGTTTATCTTCCCCCTCATTGATGTATTTAAAAATTTAATTTGTAATTATAAATATACCTTCATCAAAGTTCTTTTCTGATATAAGCAAATTTCAAAATCAATTTCTCCATAAGGAAAAATAATTTTAGAACTATGAATTTATCAAACTTTTATCTAAAACTAGATAAATAATACCATTAAAATCAATTGTAAAAAAATGTAACTTATTTTTAGGTATAGTTACTCCCTAGAATCTTAAAAACTTTTTTATGTAGGTACTCAATGTATTCGACAAAAATAGGGTGAAGTCTTTTTTGTATAGCTAAAAAACCTTAAAATATCAGCGTTTATTTTTATTAAATTCGCTTATATTGTACCACTCCACCTTTATAAGTGAAAGCTATCCATCTGGGTTTTTTTCTACTGGATAATACAGATGTATCAATACCTCTTAAACTTCAGTGTATAGTGTACAATTTACAGTATACAGTTAAGACCACAAAGTTAAAGACTTTTAACAATTACTCTAATTTTTTATGGCTCTTAACTGTACACTGCTAACTATCAACTGTAAACTGTCTTTTAGGTACACTTCCACTCGTAGTCAGATAGTTTATGGCCATCTGGCAGAAACTATCAAGCCTTATTCTCGATATTATACGAGTACTAACAATATTTGTTCTTATTACTAATAAAATAGCATACATAAGTTCTTTTTGCAAGAAGAACTTATTAATTAAGCAAATTTCAAAATCAATTTCTCCATAAGGAAAAATAATTTTAGAACAGCGTTTATTTTTATGAAATTCGCTTAATTATATAAATTATAACTTGTTGAATAATTAATTTGAGTTAAACTTTTAAATTTCAGAAATACCCTTTTAATTTATCTATTCCAAGGAAAAATATTGGTTATAATGCCATTATCTTCATCAATTAATTTTTTACAACAACTATAAGTATTATCATACACATTGGCTGTAGTGATCTCAAAAGATAATTGAATAGAATCATTTGAACAAATTAGGTGCAACTTATATCCTTTGTAAAAACCTAATCTAGTTGATGGACCACTTTTAGCTTGTGAGTCATATTGAGAACTTCTTAAATCAGTACTATCAATAGAACATATTCTAGTATCAGGATTCAATAATAGAACAACCATCTTATATAATTTATCGAAATCTCTATTTTCAATTTTATTAAACCTAATGCAGAATCTTAAATGATCNATAAATTATAACTTGTTGAATAATTAATTTGAGTTAAACTTTTAAATTTCAGAAATACCCTTTTAATTTATCTATTCCAAGGAAAAATATTGGTTATAATGCCATTATCTTCATCAATTAATTTTTTACAACAACTATAAGTATTATCATACACATTGGCTGTAGTGATCTCAAAAGATAATTGAATAGAATCATTTGAACAAATTAGGTGCAACTTATATCCTTTGTAAAAACCTAATCTAGTTGATGGACCACTTTTAGCTTGTGAGTCATATTGAGAACTTCTTAAATCAGTACTATCAATAGAACATATTCTAGTATCAGGATTCAATAATAGAACAACCATCTTATATAATTTATCGAAATCTCTATTTTCAATTTTATTAAACCTAATGCAGAATCTTAAATGATCTGGAACCTTTGCTAAACCAATTATACTACGAGCTATAGGGTGGCTAGATAGTTTCCATTCTAATTCTCTTAAGCAATAGATTTTATTCATAACCATGTATAATTTAAACTTTATTATCTGTAAATCTGCGTATTTCTTAGGTCTACCACTTCTTGTTTCA
The genomic region above belongs to Orenia metallireducens and contains:
- a CDS encoding transposase → MIIPFDELKENPFNKLCDKLSIIYNHSVSSSDETRSGRPKKYADLQIIKFKLYMVMNKIYCLRELEWKLSSHPIARSIIGLAKVPDHLRFCIRFNKIENRDFDKLYKMVVLLLNPDTRICSIDSTDLRSSQYDSQAKSGPSTRLGFYKGYKLHLICSNDSIQLSFEITTANVYDNTYSCCKKLIDEDNGIITNIFPWNR